In one window of Methanosarcina vacuolata Z-761 DNA:
- the hypF gene encoding carbamoyltransferase HypF, producing MQNEARLLHITGTVQGVGFRPFIYQLAKAHRLFGYVKNLGNYVEILIEGNKESLDNFIKELPEKKPPLAKVKELKTKNVPFSGYSKFIIVPSESGVFENSIIPPDTAICEQCRSEMFDPSSRYFHYPFTVCTNCGPRYTTVRTLPYDRENTTMVDFPLCPECETEYTDPLNRRYHAQPVCCPKCGPEIWLSDPEGNVLVKGYEAIAHASDLLQQGSILAVKGFGGFHIACNARKEEPVNELRRRLRRPEQPFAVMAKTAAVTETFAELEGAGREYLTSYRRPITVLPKSKESNLAESVTSGLHNIGVMLPYTGTQNLLFDLVPDAVYVMTSANLPGRPMVVENKEALEKLKGIVDYYLLHNRVIANRNDDTVIRVVNERAAFIRRSRGFVPEPVELPFEIQASVGVGAEMNSTVTVAKGKLAYVSQYIGNTSHVETFRYHSEVVRHLIQLTGIEPLYWGCDLHPAFNTTRFALKMGGEDTLQVQHHHAHMLALMADNSLPLDSRILGIALDGVGYGTDGTVWGGELFESSYFGYERIGHLLPQPMPGGDLASRIPSRMVLGILFEKLGRAELEKLPLSFPKGAMEFSTVMKQLETGINIAQSSSTGRVLDAAAALLGICKMRTYDGEPSMKLESAATKSTHFVDLPIIFRKDQFSGVPLLDTTELLLGVYELSGKYSPADLAFAVEENLAKGISELAISLAAKRGLEKIGFSGGVAYNNHITSCIARTVTEAGFEFLAHRQVPCGDGCISFGQALAAGLSINPENKF from the coding sequence ATGCAAAACGAAGCAAGGCTTCTTCATATTACCGGTACTGTTCAGGGGGTAGGTTTTCGCCCTTTTATATATCAGCTTGCAAAAGCCCATAGGCTTTTTGGGTACGTGAAAAATCTCGGAAACTATGTGGAAATCCTCATAGAGGGAAATAAGGAAAGCCTTGATAATTTCATAAAAGAACTCCCGGAAAAAAAACCTCCTCTGGCTAAAGTTAAGGAATTAAAAACAAAAAATGTCCCTTTTTCCGGGTATTCAAAATTTATTATCGTGCCCAGTGAATCCGGGGTTTTTGAAAATTCCATAATTCCTCCTGATACGGCTATTTGCGAACAGTGCAGGTCTGAGATGTTTGATCCTTCTTCCAGGTATTTCCATTACCCATTTACAGTCTGCACAAACTGCGGGCCCAGATATACAACCGTCCGAACCCTTCCTTATGACCGGGAAAATACCACGATGGTAGATTTTCCTCTTTGCCCGGAATGTGAAACCGAATATACCGACCCTCTCAACCGAAGATATCATGCCCAGCCTGTCTGCTGCCCAAAATGCGGGCCCGAAATCTGGCTTTCGGACCCCGAAGGAAATGTCCTGGTAAAAGGTTATGAAGCAATTGCACATGCTTCGGATCTCCTTCAACAGGGCTCAATTCTTGCTGTAAAAGGATTTGGGGGTTTTCATATAGCCTGCAATGCGAGAAAGGAGGAGCCTGTAAACGAGCTTAGAAGACGGTTAAGGCGCCCGGAACAACCTTTTGCGGTCATGGCAAAAACTGCTGCAGTTACGGAAACCTTTGCAGAACTTGAAGGTGCAGGCAGGGAATATTTAACTTCTTACCGCCGGCCTATTACCGTGCTCCCCAAGTCAAAGGAATCAAACCTGGCAGAATCAGTTACTTCTGGCCTGCACAATATAGGGGTTATGCTTCCCTATACAGGCACTCAGAATCTGCTTTTTGATCTCGTGCCTGATGCAGTATACGTTATGACCTCGGCAAACCTTCCAGGAAGGCCCATGGTCGTTGAGAATAAAGAGGCGCTTGAGAAACTTAAAGGGATTGTCGATTATTATCTGCTGCACAACAGGGTTATCGCAAACCGGAATGATGATACGGTTATCAGGGTTGTAAATGAAAGGGCGGCCTTTATTCGCCGTTCCCGTGGTTTTGTGCCTGAGCCCGTAGAATTGCCTTTCGAAATCCAGGCTTCTGTAGGCGTGGGGGCTGAAATGAATTCTACGGTTACTGTAGCAAAAGGAAAACTTGCCTATGTTTCTCAGTATATAGGAAATACCAGTCATGTAGAAACCTTCAGGTACCACTCCGAAGTTGTCAGGCATCTGATCCAACTTACCGGAATCGAGCCCCTTTACTGGGGCTGTGACCTTCATCCTGCATTTAACACAACACGTTTCGCGCTAAAGATGGGAGGGGAGGACACTCTTCAGGTTCAGCATCATCACGCTCACATGTTAGCGCTTATGGCTGATAACTCTCTTCCCCTGGATTCCCGAATTCTCGGAATCGCGCTTGACGGCGTAGGATATGGCACTGACGGTACAGTATGGGGAGGGGAACTCTTTGAATCCTCTTACTTTGGATACGAACGTATTGGGCACTTACTCCCTCAACCAATGCCAGGTGGAGACCTTGCCTCGAGGATACCTTCAAGAATGGTTCTGGGGATTCTTTTTGAGAAGCTTGGGAGAGCAGAATTGGAAAAACTTCCCCTTTCTTTTCCGAAAGGAGCTATGGAGTTTTCAACTGTGATGAAACAGCTTGAAACCGGGATAAATATTGCTCAAAGCAGCAGCACAGGACGAGTACTGGATGCAGCAGCTGCCCTGCTCGGGATCTGCAAGATGAGAACCTATGACGGGGAGCCATCAATGAAACTCGAATCTGCCGCAACAAAGAGTACCCATTTCGTAGATCTTCCCATAATATTCAGGAAAGATCAATTCTCCGGAGTTCCTCTGCTTGACACCACCGAGCTTCTTCTGGGAGTATATGAACTTTCCGGAAAGTATTCCCCTGCTGATCTTGCTTTTGCGGTTGAGGAAAACCTTGCAAAGGGAATTTCGGAACTTGCCATATCTCTTGCCGCAAAAAGAGGGCTTGAGAAGATAGGCTTTAGTGGAGGAGTTGCCTATAACAATCATATCACTTCGTGCATTGCAAGAACTGTTACAGAAGCAGGTTTTGAATTCCTGGCTCACCGCCAGGTTCCCTGTGGAGACGGATGCATCTCATTCGGGCAAGCTCTTGCGGCAGGGTTGAGCATAAATCCTGAGAATAAATTTTAA